The Methanobrevibacter sp. genome window below encodes:
- a CDS encoding radical SAM protein: protein MHFVNSKTILSPKNGMNLYRGCTHGCIYCDSRSDVYNMNHKFEDVEVKKNALELLKKELLKRPKAMIGTGAMTDPYIPLEKHLKYLRKSLELIYRYGFGFTCITKSDLILRDLDLIKKINEKSKVVVQMTLTTADDDLCRILEPQVCTTSRRVEVLKILQDEGIPTVVWLCPILPYINDTAENISSILDFCIDSGVKGIVCFEMGMTLRDGDRQYYYKKLDEHFPGLKEKYINEFGNNYSIPSPNNKQLMAIFNEKTNKHGILSKPDEVFKYISHFPQNSVQSRLI, encoded by the coding sequence ATGCACTTTGTTAATTCAAAAACAATACTATCACCAAAAAATGGAATGAATCTTTATCGTGGATGCACTCATGGTTGCATATACTGTGATTCTAGAAGTGATGTCTATAATATGAATCATAAATTTGAAGATGTTGAGGTTAAAAAGAATGCTTTGGAATTGCTTAAAAAGGAACTTCTTAAAAGACCAAAAGCTATGATTGGAACAGGGGCGATGACTGATCCATATATTCCACTAGAAAAACATTTAAAATATCTTAGAAAATCATTGGAATTAATCTATAGGTATGGATTTGGTTTTACTTGTATTACAAAATCTGATTTGATTTTAAGGGATTTGGATTTAATTAAAAAAATAAATGAAAAATCAAAGGTGGTTGTTCAGATGACACTAACGACTGCCGATGATGATTTGTGCAGGATACTTGAACCTCAGGTATGCACAACCTCCAGACGGGTTGAAGTTTTAAAGATACTTCAAGATGAGGGAATTCCAACTGTTGTCTGGTTATGTCCGATTTTACCTTATATCAATGATACTGCAGAAAATATAAGTTCCATTTTAGATTTTTGCATTGATTCGGGGGTTAAAGGAATTGTATGCTTTGAAATGGGGATGACTCTAAGAGATGGAGACAGACAGTATTACTATAAAAAATTAGATGAACATTTTCCTGGTTTAAAAGAGAAATACATTAATGAATTTGGAAATAACTATTCAATTCCAAGTCCCAATAATAAACAATTGATGGCTATTTTTAATGAAAAAACAAATAAACATGGTATTTTGTCCAAACCCGATGAAGTATTCAAGTATATTTCTCATTTCCCTCAAAATTCGGTTCAATCTAGATTAATCTAA
- a CDS encoding 30S ribosomal protein S8e: MAISQGKSTRSPSGARNVANRGKRKSELGRDPAETRLDEKRLRKIRTRGGNEKLRLATANKINVTGADGKTKVLDILNVVENTANPNYVRRNIITKGAIVETPEGNAKVTSRPGQDGVINGILI, encoded by the coding sequence ATGGCAATTTCTCAAGGAAAATCAACTAGAAGTCCTTCCGGTGCAAGAAATGTTGCAAACCGTGGAAAAAGGAAATCCGAATTAGGAAGAGACCCAGCAGAAACTAGATTGGATGAAAAAAGATTAAGAAAAATCAGAACCCGTGGTGGAAACGAAAAACTCAGATTAGCTACTGCTAACAAAATCAACGTCACTGGTGCTGACGGTAAAACTAAAGTTTTAGATATCCTCAACGTAGTAGAAAACACTGCAAACCCTAACTACGTAAGAAGGAACATCATTACCAAAGGTGCAATCGTAGAAACTCCTGAAGGTAATGCTAAAGTAACATCCAGACCTGGTCAAGACGGTGTTATTAACGGAATTTTAATTTAA
- the recJ gene encoding single-stranded-DNA-specific exonuclease RecJ has protein sequence MQIPQLMHEQYQEAKEIIKSSKDIKIYTHIDCDGICSGAILSTILDRQNKEHEIEFVNLDVLDDIDLTHELTIFSDLGSGQRIDTKATKGQKILILDHHPPLRDLNYKNDKDYTYLEINPNHHGIDGSYYVCGGGLCYFLAKEFGYTDLSWIGVLSAIGDMQNTREGHFEGLNEIIQQDAIDGGYLELVKNDLSIYGRNTRKLFVALTYFNDVKLPITNNDRETRAILEELGIDEPHNRKTLNQLTMEEKGKLFQYLFSMLSKVVPGKYVEHIPKLIIGDSYTFLNEDKTSFLRDGSEFSTAMNACGRNHEEKVGMAVLKGDRILALDELETVSKKHRRNLAKGISTITDNEENIHQCKNLQYFDGTEIAPEIVGTIAGMILGYCDWKKPVIGYTKTEDGGIKVSLRCSRLLSYDGIHFGNIIREVASEVGGSGGGHSMACGAYIPLDKKDEFLELFNDKLEGKLTN, from the coding sequence ATGCAAATACCACAATTAATGCACGAACAGTACCAAGAAGCAAAAGAGATTATTAAAAGCTCTAAAGATATAAAAATCTACACACATATCGACTGCGACGGAATCTGTTCAGGTGCAATCTTATCAACCATACTAGACAGACAAAATAAAGAACATGAAATTGAATTTGTAAATCTAGATGTCTTAGATGACATTGACCTTACACATGAACTTACCATCTTTTCAGATTTAGGTTCAGGGCAGAGAATAGATACCAAAGCAACCAAAGGTCAAAAAATACTTATCTTAGACCACCATCCACCCCTAAGGGATTTGAATTACAAAAATGATAAAGATTATACTTATTTAGAGATTAACCCAAACCATCATGGTATTGATGGATCATACTATGTATGTGGTGGAGGATTATGCTATTTCCTTGCAAAAGAATTCGGATATACTGATTTAAGCTGGATTGGAGTATTATCTGCAATTGGAGATATGCAAAATACAAGGGAAGGTCATTTTGAAGGTTTGAATGAAATAATCCAACAAGATGCAATTGATGGAGGATACCTCGAATTAGTTAAAAATGATCTCAGCATCTATGGAAGAAACACAAGAAAACTGTTTGTTGCACTCACATACTTCAATGACGTTAAACTTCCAATTACAAATAACGATAGGGAAACAAGAGCCATTTTAGAAGAATTGGGTATTGATGAACCCCACAACAGGAAAACATTAAACCAATTAACAATGGAAGAAAAAGGCAAACTTTTCCAATATCTCTTTTCAATGCTCTCAAAAGTAGTTCCTGGAAAATATGTTGAACACATACCGAAATTGATAATTGGAGATTCATACACATTTTTAAATGAAGATAAAACTAGTTTTCTCAGAGATGGTTCAGAATTTTCAACTGCAATGAATGCATGTGGAAGAAACCATGAAGAAAAAGTAGGAATGGCTGTTTTAAAAGGAGATAGAATACTTGCATTAGATGAACTTGAAACCGTTAGCAAAAAACATAGAAGAAATCTAGCTAAAGGAATATCCACAATCACAGATAACGAGGAAAATATTCACCAATGCAAAAACTTACAGTATTTTGATGGAACTGAAATTGCACCAGAAATTGTTGGAACAATAGCTGGAATGATTTTAGGATACTGCGATTGGAAAAAACCAGTTATTGGATACACAAAAACAGAAGATGGAGGAATTAAAGTATCCCTTAGATGTTCACGATTGCTTTCATATGATGGAATTCACTTTGGAAACATCATCAGAGAAGTTGCAAGTGAAGTCGGAGGATCCGGTGGAGGCCACTCAATGGCATGTGGAGCTTACATCCCACTTGATAAAAAAGATGAATTCCTTGAATTGTTTAATGATAAGCTAGAAGGAAAATTAACAAATTAA
- the glf gene encoding UDP-galactopyranose mutase, with protein sequence MSDYKYVIVGAGLSGLTIAERIATELDEKVLIIEKRDHIGGNVYDFYQDDILIQKYGPHIYHTSEKKVHEYLSKFTEWTDYVHRVLSFVDDKLVPMPICIDTLNKLYNLELDEDSMKEWIDEHKEDIDEIKSSEDVVLKNAGRDIYNKLFKNYTEKQWGTSAANLSPTVISRIPFRFNHDDRYFGDTYQGMPKEGFTKMCENMIKSDNIEIKLNADYKDYIDDIDYEKLIYTGPIDYFYNYKYGELLYRCLNFVYEILNIDSYQEVGVVNYPNDPYFTRITEFKKLTQQEVAGKTAIMREYPGFNGEKCYPYPTQEYLDKFKLYEAEMEKEENVIFAGRLAKYKYYNMDLVVKDALEIFENEIR encoded by the coding sequence ATGTCTGATTATAAATATGTAATTGTAGGTGCAGGACTTTCAGGTTTAACAATAGCTGAAAGAATTGCAACTGAATTGGATGAAAAAGTATTAATTATAGAAAAACGTGACCACATTGGAGGTAATGTTTATGATTTCTACCAAGATGACATCCTAATTCAGAAATACGGACCTCACATTTACCATACAAGCGAGAAAAAAGTTCATGAGTACTTATCCAAGTTTACTGAATGGACTGACTACGTACATAGAGTTTTAAGTTTTGTTGATGATAAACTCGTTCCAATGCCAATCTGCATAGACACTTTAAACAAATTATACAACCTGGAGTTAGATGAAGACTCCATGAAAGAATGGATTGATGAACATAAAGAAGATATTGATGAAATCAAATCTTCAGAAGATGTTGTTTTAAAGAATGCTGGTCGTGACATTTACAATAAGTTATTTAAAAACTATACTGAAAAACAATGGGGAACATCAGCAGCAAATCTAAGTCCAACCGTCATTTCAAGAATACCTTTCAGATTCAATCATGACGACAGATACTTTGGAGATACATATCAGGGAATGCCTAAAGAAGGATTTACAAAAATGTGTGAGAACATGATTAAATCCGATAATATCGAAATTAAACTTAATGCTGATTATAAAGATTACATTGACGATATTGACTATGAAAAATTAATTTATACTGGTCCAATCGATTACTTTTATAATTACAAATATGGAGAATTATTATACAGATGCCTAAACTTCGTGTATGAAATATTAAATATTGATTCATATCAGGAAGTTGGTGTCGTCAACTATCCAAATGATCCATATTTTACAAGAATAACTGAATTTAAAAAATTAACTCAACAGGAAGTTGCTGGAAAAACTGCTATCATGAGAGAATATCCTGGATTCAATGGAGAAAAATGTTACCCGTATCCAACTCAGGAATATTTAGATAAATTCAAATTATACGAAGCAGAAATGGAAAAAGAAGAAAATGTAATCTTTGCTGGAAGACTTGCCAAATACAAATATTACAATATGGATTTAGTAGTTAAAGATGCATTGGAAATTTTTGAAAATGAAATCAGGTAG
- a CDS encoding Dna2/Cas4 domain-containing protein, which translates to MEQKNITEYSINYEIKDHPSVKGLQIIEGKSNFPISWLNKQGYCEYQLYLEHMKGIESPSTPEMTHGSAIHKQLEDAFKQDAKKVSFEQTMEESKNEASMSRECFVVSPNNGIRGYIDEIWMKPEEIVIIDDKPGRTPYESTMNQVRAYCLAFKDMTGDKRKIKGALRERGTENLFWIEPFTEDVEKQIKFTIDRMHGLFDGTKPFIPTRNPKKCHSCRFKHDCEHAQ; encoded by the coding sequence ATGGAACAAAAAAACATTACCGAATATTCAATTAATTATGAAATTAAAGACCATCCTTCAGTAAAAGGACTTCAAATAATTGAAGGAAAAAGTAATTTCCCAATTAGCTGGTTAAATAAACAAGGATATTGTGAATACCAACTATATCTCGAGCATATGAAAGGTATAGAATCACCATCAACACCTGAAATGACACATGGAAGTGCAATTCACAAACAGCTTGAAGATGCATTTAAACAAGACGCAAAAAAAGTTAGTTTTGAACAGACAATGGAAGAATCAAAAAATGAAGCTTCAATGTCAAGAGAATGCTTTGTTGTATCACCAAATAATGGAATTCGAGGATACATTGATGAAATTTGGATGAAACCAGAAGAGATAGTAATTATCGATGACAAACCTGGAAGAACCCCTTATGAATCAACAATGAATCAGGTTAGAGCATATTGCCTTGCATTTAAAGACATGACTGGAGATAAAAGAAAAATTAAAGGAGCACTCCGTGAAAGAGGTACTGAAAATCTCTTCTGGATAGAACCATTCACTGAAGATGTTGAAAAGCAGATAAAATTTACAATTGACAGAATGCATGGATTGTTTGATGGAACCAAACCATTCATACCTACAAGAAATCCTAAAAAATGCCATTCATGCAGATTTAAACATGATTGCGAACATGCACAATAG
- a CDS encoding DEAD/DEAH box helicase has translation MNFNELNISDNIKKGIKGMGFTKATPIQEQSIPVTLKGKDVMGQAQTGSGKTVAFAIPIIEKIFIEDKSPQAIVLCPTRELCMQVADEISKVGSNIKKLKILSVYGGQPIGKQTRVLKKGVHIVVGTPGRVIDHINRGTLDLVGVETVVLDEADEMLNMGFRDDMEFILKKTPKNRQTLLFSATMPDEIKEIAKKYQKDPKLIKVKANNKNTPKITQYSFKCNAKYKFDDMTRLLDVYDVELALIFCNTKKGVDYVAKHLRKRGYSVDSLHGDMTQKMRDKVMNKFRNGNIDILVATDVAARGLDVDNLDVIINYDVPQNPENYIHRIGRTARAGKLGYAFTLVCMDETRRFSAIRKANNTKITEKKIPSYKEVETIKNKLILDKVINVIERGELEDCYINSIKENTNKKITSQQLAAGLLKMVREN, from the coding sequence ATGAATTTTAATGAATTAAATATTTCTGATAATATTAAAAAAGGAATAAAAGGAATGGGTTTTACAAAAGCAACACCTATCCAAGAACAATCTATTCCAGTAACACTCAAAGGAAAAGATGTAATGGGTCAAGCTCAGACTGGGTCTGGTAAAACAGTTGCATTTGCAATTCCGATTATAGAGAAGATTTTTATTGAAGATAAATCTCCTCAAGCTATTGTTTTATGTCCAACAAGAGAATTATGTATGCAGGTTGCTGATGAAATTTCCAAAGTTGGATCAAACATTAAAAAACTTAAGATTTTATCTGTTTATGGTGGTCAGCCAATTGGAAAACAAACACGTGTGCTTAAAAAGGGAGTTCATATTGTTGTTGGAACTCCTGGTCGTGTAATTGATCATATTAATAGGGGAACTCTTGATTTGGTTGGTGTTGAAACTGTTGTTTTGGATGAAGCTGATGAAATGTTAAATATGGGATTCAGAGATGATATGGAATTCATCTTAAAGAAGACTCCAAAAAACAGACAAACATTATTGTTCTCAGCTACAATGCCTGATGAGATTAAGGAAATAGCTAAAAAATATCAAAAAGATCCTAAACTTATTAAAGTGAAAGCAAATAATAAAAACACTCCAAAAATAACTCAATACTCATTTAAATGCAATGCAAAATACAAATTTGATGATATGACTAGATTGCTTGATGTTTATGATGTTGAGCTTGCTTTAATTTTCTGTAATACCAAAAAAGGGGTGGATTACGTTGCAAAACACCTTAGAAAAAGAGGATATTCAGTAGATAGTCTTCATGGAGATATGACTCAAAAGATGAGGGATAAGGTAATGAACAAGTTTAGAAACGGCAACATTGACATCTTGGTTGCAACTGATGTTGCAGCACGTGGCCTTGATGTTGATAATTTGGATGTTATCATCAATTATGATGTTCCTCAAAATCCTGAAAATTACATTCACAGAATTGGTAGAACTGCAAGGGCAGGTAAACTTGGTTATGCATTTACTTTAGTATGTATGGATGAAACAAGAAGATTTTCTGCTATTAGAAAAGCAAATAACACTAAAATTACAGAGAAAAAAATTCCTTCTTATAAAGAAGTTGAAACAATTAAAAACAAGTTAATTTTGGATAAAGTAATTAATGTTATAGAACGTGGAGAATTAGAAGATTGTTACATTAATTCAATCAAAGAAAACACAAATAAAAAAATAACCTCACAGCAGTTAGCTGCGGGTTTATTGAAGATGGTAAGAGAAAATTAA
- a CDS encoding winged helix-turn-helix transcriptional regulator, producing the protein MKAFKKRGALTHFQILSEISKQDPHLKQKDLANKLGITIQAVSENIKTLIEQGYISSKDGRSPYKITQKGIEKVKKDAISLRKYSDAVLETMNHYKTIWPAIAREDLKKDDIVGLFMENGVLYAHKKEENATGIVMNDTEENMDVALSNLTGTIDVNIGEVTIINVPTIKDGGSEASDLELIKKVYENGTNSGEPIDKIACAGTVSRAIINKLELPLDIEYAAPNATANAARKGLNVLAICVGDMSKAFTRELEAEKIKYNVIDGKK; encoded by the coding sequence ATGAAGGCATTTAAAAAAAGAGGTGCATTAACCCATTTTCAGATTTTAAGTGAAATCTCAAAACAAGATCCACACCTCAAACAAAAAGATTTGGCTAATAAACTCGGAATTACCATCCAAGCGGTTTCCGAAAATATAAAAACTTTAATAGAACAAGGATACATCAGTTCAAAAGATGGTAGATCCCCATATAAAATAACCCAAAAAGGTATTGAAAAAGTTAAAAAAGATGCAATCAGTCTTAGAAAATATTCTGATGCAGTTTTGGAAACTATGAATCATTACAAAACCATTTGGCCAGCTATTGCTCGTGAAGACCTTAAAAAAGATGATATTGTTGGTCTTTTTATGGAAAATGGTGTATTATATGCTCATAAAAAAGAAGAAAATGCAACAGGTATTGTTATGAATGATACTGAAGAAAACATGGATGTAGCATTATCAAACCTTACCGGAACCATTGATGTAAATATTGGTGAAGTAACAATCATTAATGTTCCAACAATCAAAGATGGTGGATCTGAAGCTTCCGATTTAGAATTAATTAAAAAAGTTTATGAAAATGGTACAAACAGCGGCGAACCAATTGATAAAATCGCATGTGCAGGTACTGTTTCCCGTGCAATTATAAACAAATTAGAATTACCATTAGATATTGAATATGCAGCCCCCAATGCAACTGCAAATGCTGCTCGTAAAGGATTAAATGTCCTTGCAATATGTGTTGGTGACATGAGTAAAGCATTTACTCGCGAGCTTGAAGCTGAAAAAATTAAATATAATGTTATTGATGGTAAAAAATAA
- a CDS encoding uroporphyrinogen-III synthase gives MSKPVVAITRPKDRAKKACEIVEKLGGEAFLAPTLDLKPVNSDSLKELVKRKDELDWIVFTSPTTIDSFNKFYPDFLGSLTCKLAVIGNKTGKLAEENGLKVDLIPEDFTAEGLIEEFKKRNITNQVIGIPRTLSARPVLPEELEKMGNTVLLAEAYKSLFPMDEDSIKELILKIENKQIDAITFTSPLTVENFFEITDDKEKIAKLLSNNLLTVCIGPITAKVLKKYDITYIHPDTYTVPDMMELLFKKWRELNG, from the coding sequence ATGTCAAAACCCGTTGTTGCAATAACAAGACCTAAAGACAGAGCAAAAAAGGCTTGTGAAATTGTAGAAAAATTAGGTGGAGAAGCTTTTTTAGCACCTACACTTGATTTAAAACCTGTTAACAGTGATTCATTAAAAGAATTGGTTAAAAGAAAAGATGAACTTGACTGGATTGTTTTTACCTCTCCAACCACTATTGATTCTTTTAATAAGTTTTATCCTGATTTTTTAGGTAGTTTAACTTGTAAATTAGCTGTTATTGGAAATAAAACCGGAAAACTTGCTGAAGAAAACGGTTTAAAAGTTGATTTGATTCCTGAAGATTTTACAGCAGAAGGCTTAATCGAGGAATTTAAAAAACGCAATATTACAAACCAGGTTATTGGAATTCCAAGAACTCTTTCTGCAAGACCTGTTCTTCCAGAAGAATTGGAAAAAATGGGAAATACTGTGCTTTTAGCTGAAGCTTACAAATCACTATTCCCAATGGATGAAGACAGCATAAAAGAATTGATTTTAAAAATTGAAAATAAACAAATCGATGCTATTACATTTACAAGTCCGCTAACTGTTGAGAATTTCTTTGAAATAACAGATGACAAGGAAAAAATAGCTAAATTATTATCTAATAATTTATTGACTGTTTGCATTGGCCCGATTACTGCAAAAGTTTTGAAAAAATATGATATTACCTACATTCACCCTGACACTTACACAGTTCCAGACATGATGGAATTATTATTTAAAAAATGGAGAGAGCTAAATGGATGA
- the hypE gene encoding hydrogenase expression/formation protein HypE, with product MSEDKINMNHGAGGEVMANLIASTILDNITKKSVNGGISLDALDDGASIPIGDDYELVLTTDGHTVDPLFFPGGDIGRISAAGTINDVSVMGARPLAISNAIIMQEGFPIEDLDRIIKSLNEACEEVDVAVITGDTKVMPQDKLDGIVMVTTGLGIAKKGEVIRDSTLEVGDKIIVTGTLGDHGMSLMSFREGFGFETDLKSDVAPMWNIIKKALDIGGVTAMKDPTRGGFANAINEMASKAGVGVVLEQEAIPIREEVHAVSEMLGIDPFEVANEGKVVMGVKADKAEAVLEAIKSEKYGENAAIIGEVVEGDYVVINTPIGGERILEAPIADPVPRVC from the coding sequence ATGTCAGAAGATAAAATTAATATGAATCATGGTGCTGGCGGAGAAGTAATGGCTAATTTAATTGCTAGCACAATTTTAGATAATATCACAAAAAAAAGTGTAAATGGTGGTATTAGTTTAGATGCACTAGATGACGGTGCATCAATTCCAATTGGCGATGATTATGAACTTGTTTTAACAACTGACGGACATACTGTTGATCCATTATTTTTCCCTGGAGGGGATATTGGTAGAATTTCTGCTGCTGGAACAATCAATGATGTTTCAGTAATGGGAGCACGTCCACTAGCAATTTCTAATGCAATCATCATGCAGGAAGGATTCCCAATTGAAGACTTAGATAGAATTATCAAATCATTAAATGAAGCTTGTGAAGAAGTTGATGTTGCAGTAATTACTGGAGATACCAAAGTAATGCCTCAAGATAAACTTGATGGTATTGTTATGGTTACAACTGGTCTTGGAATAGCTAAAAAAGGTGAAGTTATTCGTGATTCAACTTTAGAAGTTGGAGATAAGATTATTGTCACAGGTACTTTAGGTGACCATGGTATGAGTTTAATGTCTTTTAGGGAAGGTTTCGGATTTGAAACAGACTTAAAATCTGATGTGGCTCCAATGTGGAATATAATTAAAAAAGCTTTAGATATTGGTGGAGTTACTGCAATGAAAGACCCAACTCGTGGTGGATTTGCAAATGCTATTAATGAAATGGCATCCAAAGCGGGTGTAGGTGTAGTTCTTGAACAAGAAGCAATTCCAATCAGGGAAGAGGTTCATGCAGTATCTGAGATGTTAGGTATTGATCCATTTGAAGTAGCGAATGAAGGAAAAGTTGTTATGGGTGTTAAAGCGGATAAAGCAGAAGCAGTCCTTGAAGCTATTAAAAGTGAGAAATACGGTGAAAATGCAGCTATTATTGGTGAAGTTGTTGAAGGAGATTATGTTGTAATCAACACTCCTATTGGTGGAGAAAGAATCCTTGAAGCACCTATTGCTGATCCAGTTCCTAGAGTTTGTTAA
- a CDS encoding signal recognition particle subunit SRP19/SEC65 family protein gives MITIWPQYLNKELSINEGRKIAKEDSVKEPTINDIERALKRLGLTFELEKDKSYPGKWYEKSGRALVEWEGTKLELIKEISLKIKEMRN, from the coding sequence ATGATTACTATATGGCCACAATATTTAAATAAAGAATTATCTATTAATGAAGGTCGTAAGATTGCTAAAGAAGACTCAGTAAAAGAGCCAACTATCAACGACATAGAAAGAGCATTAAAAAGACTCGGACTTACATTTGAACTTGAAAAAGACAAATCATATCCTGGAAAATGGTATGAAAAATCTGGAAGAGCTCTTGTTGAATGGGAAGGAACCAAATTAGAATTAATAAAAGAAATTAGCTTAAAAATTAAAGAAATGAGAAACTGA
- a CDS encoding thermonuclease family protein, whose amino-acid sequence MNKKTISLILLIIFLITAVFTAVNSLISDENPVESQTGTLIINNENISYEKTGKCIEVIDGNTIQVYGIGKVQLTQIGNPHADAKKFVEENCLGKTVYLDIDDKKPEDNYGRTLAIVYTDSIDINKELINNNLSEISYFTPSEFEKGEI is encoded by the coding sequence ATGAATAAAAAAACAATATCCCTAATATTATTAATTATTTTTTTAATAACTGCAGTTTTTACTGCTGTAAATTCATTAATAAGTGATGAAAACCCTGTGGAAAGTCAGACAGGAACATTGATAATTAATAATGAAAATATAAGTTATGAAAAGACAGGAAAATGCATTGAAGTGATTGACGGAAACACAATACAGGTTTATGGCATTGGAAAAGTTCAACTTACCCAAATTGGAAATCCCCATGCAGATGCAAAGAAATTTGTTGAGGAAAACTGTCTTGGAAAAACAGTATATCTGGACATTGATGATAAAAAGCCTGAAGACAATTATGGTCGTACATTAGCTATTGTTTATACAGACAGTATCGATATCAACAAAGAGTTAATCAACAATAACTTATCTGAAATATCCTATTTTACACCAAGTGAATTTGAAAAAGGAGAAATTTAG
- a CDS encoding RDD family protein has translation MVSIFSRRVIAYIIDFFVVSAFMWIVSYLISLVMGPNNPVYHYFIYVVPILIMIYFVLCEKIEGATVGKSLLYLQVRSQNGAYMSWAQAIVRNLTKIYWIPIIFDWGIGKLMKTDRLFNSITKTAVFDELR, from the coding sequence ATGGTAAGTATTTTTTCAAGAAGAGTTATTGCATATATTATTGATTTTTTTGTAGTATCAGCATTTATGTGGATTGTATCATACTTAATATCATTAGTGATGGGTCCTAATAATCCAGTTTATCATTATTTCATATATGTTGTTCCAATTTTGATAATGATTTATTTTGTATTATGTGAAAAAATTGAAGGTGCAACAGTTGGTAAATCATTATTATATTTGCAAGTGAGATCCCAAAACGGTGCATATATGTCTTGGGCACAAGCTATTGTACGTAACTTAACTAAAATTTATTGGATTCCAATAATTTTTGATTGGGGTATTGGTAAATTAATGAAAACCGATAGATTATTTAACAGTATTACAAAAACTGCTGTTTTTGATGAGCTTAGATAA
- a CDS encoding glycosyltransferase gives MDDKISIILPIFNVGDHLRGGIDSLINQTIGNENLEIIMVNDCSTDGSDKIIDEYAEKYDCCIAIHHEKNSGAAYTPRNTGIDACTGDYIMFLDPDDRYTPDACEKLYNAAKNNDADIAFGRFRRIFEYGGKVQKSFSPYLDTLENSYPDEEFETANFLDVPDFIWDNFVERFLYGKTLEVTYKRDAPIDTIHVDNIEQEPDLLKMAPAVWSKIYKRELIMDNDLRFQPFVSGDDMAFSLEALLKAKGIVFLNNFMCYDYYIRDLPDDKSITNTVNVRLLNELMESYIYCRQCTEGFSKEVQTVSVNPHLLHWTNSWKNSPFTKEENKLLLSKVNKLKKIHNTDLKTKMLLSSISTAIESKIQIQKE, from the coding sequence ATGGATGATAAAATAAGCATTATTTTACCGATTTTTAATGTTGGTGACCACTTAAGAGGTGGAATTGACTCACTTATTAATCAAACAATCGGAAATGAAAACTTGGAAATCATTATGGTTAACGATTGTTCAACTGACGGATCTGACAAAATTATAGACGAATATGCTGAAAAATATGACTGCTGTATTGCAATTCATCATGAAAAAAACAGTGGTGCAGCATATACACCACGTAATACTGGTATTGATGCATGTACTGGTGATTACATAATGTTTTTAGACCCTGATGACAGATACACCCCAGATGCATGTGAAAAACTATACAACGCTGCTAAAAACAATGATGCAGATATTGCATTCGGTCGTTTTAGAAGAATATTCGAATATGGTGGAAAAGTTCAAAAATCATTCTCACCTTATTTAGATACTTTGGAAAACAGTTATCCTGATGAGGAATTTGAAACAGCGAACTTTTTAGATGTTCCAGATTTCATTTGGGACAATTTCGTTGAAAGATTCCTCTATGGTAAAACATTAGAAGTAACCTACAAAAGAGATGCACCAATTGACACAATCCATGTTGACAACATCGAACAGGAACCTGATTTACTTAAGATGGCGCCTGCTGTTTGGAGTAAAATCTACAAAAGAGAATTGATTATGGACAATGATTTACGCTTCCAACCATTTGTTTCAGGAGACGACATGGCATTTTCACTTGAAGCTTTATTAAAAGCAAAAGGAATTGTATTTTTAAACAATTTCATGTGCTATGATTACTACATAAGAGACTTGCCTGACGACAAATCTATTACCAATACAGTCAATGTAAGACTTTTAAATGAATTAATGGAATCATACATTTACTGCAGACAATGCACTGAAGGATTTTCTAAGGAAGTCCAAACAGTTTCTGTAAATCCTCATTTGCTTCACTGGACAAATTCCTGGAAAAACTCTCCATTTACCAAAGAAGAAAACAAATTATTACTCAGTAAAGTAAATAAACTCAAAAAAATCCATAATACTGATTTAAAAACAAAAATGTTATTAAGTTCAATTTCAACAGCAATTGAATCTAAGATTCAAATTCAAAAGGAGTAA